Proteins encoded by one window of Martelella endophytica:
- a CDS encoding LacI family DNA-binding transcriptional regulator, giving the protein MVTLKEIAKRTGVAESTISRILNRDPSLSISDEKRRRVVETAEALQYVMRRARSGPDDDASVTLRRPADLKTVMIVHFLSSADELSQPFYVGLRQGIEARCEAYGLATTRLFAGEFDPAMLHRLRNVGVISVGDLPAEQRAAIEKLGIPLSLAHPHERPHDTDVAYVDLEAASARLSTWLLARGVERPAFIGVSSPESKRLRAFRKVMTEAGKFDADYIGYGNNVRVDSDIHVDHLLARLDAAGKPRPDAIVVYADRVAVEVYRALAEARMSIPGDVQVVAFNDSSIARMVAPKLTTLRLEAGVIGETAVDLLMERHGGRKAVKHVEILPTIIERGSTRKV; this is encoded by the coding sequence ATGGTAACGCTGAAGGAGATCGCGAAACGAACAGGCGTTGCCGAATCCACCATTTCCCGCATCCTCAACCGCGACCCGTCGCTTTCGATCTCCGATGAGAAGCGGCGGCGCGTGGTTGAGACGGCCGAGGCGCTGCAATATGTCATGCGCCGGGCCCGCAGCGGGCCGGATGACGATGCATCGGTGACATTGAGGCGGCCCGCCGATCTCAAGACGGTGATGATCGTCCATTTCCTGTCAAGCGCCGATGAACTCTCGCAACCGTTCTATGTCGGCCTCAGGCAGGGCATCGAAGCGCGCTGCGAGGCCTATGGCCTGGCAACCACTCGGCTTTTCGCCGGCGAGTTCGATCCCGCCATGCTGCACCGGCTGCGCAATGTCGGCGTCATCTCCGTCGGCGACCTGCCGGCCGAACAGCGGGCGGCGATCGAGAAGCTCGGCATACCGCTATCGCTCGCCCATCCGCACGAACGGCCTCACGACACCGACGTTGCCTATGTCGACCTCGAGGCCGCGTCCGCGCGGCTGAGCACATGGCTTCTGGCGCGCGGCGTCGAGAGACCCGCTTTCATCGGCGTCTCCTCACCGGAATCCAAACGACTTCGCGCCTTCCGCAAGGTGATGACGGAGGCCGGCAAGTTCGATGCCGACTATATCGGCTATGGCAACAATGTCCGTGTCGATAGCGACATTCACGTCGACCACCTGCTGGCCCGCCTCGATGCGGCCGGCAAACCGCGACCGGACGCGATCGTGGTCTATGCCGACCGCGTTGCCGTCGAAGTTTACCGGGCGCTTGCCGAGGCCAGGATGTCGATCCCCGGCGATGTCCAGGTCGTCGCCTTCAACGATAGCTCGATCGCCCGTATGGTGGCACCGAAACTGACGACGCTCAGGCTCGAGGCCGGCGTCATCGGCGAGACCGCCGTCGACCTCCTGATGGAACGCCACGGCGGCCGCAAGGCCGTCAAGCACGTCGAGATCCTGCCGACCATCATCGAGCGCGGCAGCACCCGCAAGGTCTGA
- a CDS encoding sulfatase-like hydrolase/transferase, which produces MTKRPNVLVFFTDQQRFDTVGIHGNPLDLTPNFDRMAEQGRLIRNSFTCQPVCGPARSVFQTGKYATETGCYRNDIPLPKSEKTLAHYFGEAGYDTGYIGKWHLADREPVPRDQQGGYDDWLAANILEFASWPYETNLFDRDGERHSLPGYRVDALADAAIQFIDQERDDPFFLFLSFLEPHHQNQNDNYPAPVGYADRIAKRIENYPPDLEALGGTTEVHYSGYMGMVARLDEAFGRVIDALISRGELDNTIILFTSDHGCHFKTRNGEYKRSCHEASIRVPSLIAGPGLNGRGPIERYCSLVDLPPTLLDAAGVAVPETMQGRSILRATADEEDEIFVQISESLVGRALRTRKWKYSVTDPDGDGWNQSASLRYVESHLYDLENDPYELDNLVLSPAHADIRAALSKRLGARIIEAGEKAAEIVPAAQAT; this is translated from the coding sequence ATGACAAAAAGACCAAACGTCCTCGTCTTCTTCACCGACCAGCAGCGCTTCGACACGGTCGGCATCCATGGCAACCCGCTCGACCTGACCCCGAATTTCGACAGGATGGCCGAGCAGGGGCGGCTGATCCGCAATTCCTTCACCTGCCAGCCTGTTTGCGGCCCGGCCCGTTCGGTGTTCCAGACCGGCAAATACGCCACCGAGACCGGCTGCTATCGCAACGATATTCCGCTGCCGAAGAGCGAAAAGACGCTCGCCCACTATTTCGGCGAGGCCGGCTATGACACAGGCTATATCGGCAAGTGGCACCTCGCCGACCGCGAGCCCGTGCCGCGCGACCAGCAGGGCGGCTACGACGACTGGCTCGCCGCCAACATCCTCGAATTCGCCTCCTGGCCCTACGAGACCAACCTGTTCGACCGCGACGGCGAACGCCACAGCCTGCCCGGCTACCGCGTCGACGCGCTTGCCGATGCCGCGATCCAGTTCATAGACCAGGAGCGCGACGACCCGTTCTTCCTGTTCCTTTCCTTCCTGGAGCCACACCATCAGAACCAGAACGACAACTATCCGGCACCCGTCGGCTATGCCGATCGCATCGCGAAACGGATCGAAAACTATCCGCCGGACCTTGAGGCCCTTGGTGGCACGACGGAGGTCCATTACAGCGGCTATATGGGCATGGTCGCCCGGCTCGACGAAGCCTTCGGACGGGTCATCGATGCGCTGATCTCGCGCGGCGAGCTCGACAACACCATCATCCTTTTCACCTCCGACCATGGTTGCCATTTCAAGACCCGCAACGGCGAATACAAGCGCTCCTGCCACGAGGCCTCGATCCGGGTGCCGAGCCTGATCGCCGGTCCGGGATTGAACGGCAGGGGGCCAATCGAGCGCTACTGCTCGCTCGTCGATCTGCCCCCCACCTTGCTCGACGCCGCTGGCGTCGCCGTTCCCGAAACCATGCAGGGCCGCTCGATCCTGCGGGCCACGGCTGACGAGGAGGACGAGATCTTCGTTCAGATCAGCGAAAGCCTGGTCGGGCGCGCGCTCAGGACCCGAAAGTGGAAATACAGCGTCACCGATCCGGACGGCGACGGCTGGAACCAGTCGGCAAGCCTGCGCTATGTGGAAAGCCATCTTTACGACCTTGAGAACGACCCCTACGAGCTTGACAATCTGGTTCTTTCCCCGGCGCATGCCGACATCCGGGCAGCGCTTTCAAAACGGCTCGGCGCACGTATAATCGAAGCTGGCGAAAAGGCTGCGGAGATCGTTCCCGCGGCGCAGGCGACATGA
- a CDS encoding carbohydrate ABC transporter permease encodes MAHKDTHTTASKLVIYPLLAIFVILAVLPFLYMISLSLQSDADMFSGRVIVIPEVLQFSNYVTIWEKAPFARFMLNSAIIAGTITVLHVLFDPLIGYVFAKMDFPGRRFMFVALLATLMIPFFIRLIPLYVMTAEMGLLNTYPGLILPFAMSAFGIFLMRQFILPIPDDLVAAARLDGAGEFRIFIDIILPQLKPAIATLALLTFVFQFNEFIWPLVVVSTEKMRPITTGLTLFNQEFFTQWNLTAVGGMLLFLPCFILFVAMQRYFVQSVMLSGMK; translated from the coding sequence ATGGCCCACAAGGACACCCACACGACTGCATCGAAACTGGTGATCTATCCGCTTCTGGCGATCTTCGTCATTCTGGCGGTGCTACCCTTCCTATACATGATCTCGCTGTCGCTGCAGAGCGATGCCGACATGTTCTCCGGCCGGGTGATCGTCATTCCGGAGGTGCTGCAGTTTTCCAATTACGTTACGATCTGGGAAAAGGCGCCGTTCGCGCGCTTCATGCTGAACTCCGCGATCATCGCCGGAACGATCACCGTGCTGCACGTGCTGTTCGATCCGCTGATCGGCTATGTCTTCGCCAAGATGGATTTTCCGGGCCGCCGCTTCATGTTCGTCGCCCTTCTGGCGACGCTGATGATCCCGTTCTTCATCCGCCTCATCCCGCTCTATGTGATGACGGCGGAAATGGGTCTGCTCAACACCTATCCCGGCCTGATCCTGCCGTTTGCGATGAGCGCCTTCGGCATCTTCCTGATGCGTCAGTTCATCCTGCCGATCCCCGATGATCTGGTCGCCGCCGCCCGTCTCGACGGCGCCGGCGAGTTCCGGATATTCATCGATATCATCCTGCCGCAGCTCAAACCGGCCATCGCCACGCTTGCGCTTCTGACCTTTGTCTTCCAGTTCAACGAATTCATCTGGCCGCTGGTCGTCGTCTCGACGGAGAAGATGCGGCCGATCACCACCGGGCTGACACTGTTCAACCAGGAATTCTTCACCCAATGGAACCTCACTGCGGTGGGCGGCATGCTGCTGTTCCTGCCCTGCTTCATCCTGTTCGTCGCCATGCAGCGCTACTTCGTCCAGAGCGTCATGCTCTCGGGCATGAAATGA
- a CDS encoding carbohydrate ABC transporter permease, with amino-acid sequence MTYKTKRTLIAYAFLSPAIIYFIVYFFWPIAVEFWASFRDGQPLIGESTFIGFRNYARILSDQLAIKAIKATLIYAIGSVVFTLVIALGLSALLVGPVRAKNTIRAILFFPYIISFVISALMWRAILDPYTGLLNAALVSLGLPQQFWLVNPDTAIWTLVGVSVWKDIGYAVLIYIAAIQGIPAHLYEAARMDGARRHHLFRDITLPLLMPTTLFLAVVIMIGSLQEMALPYLLTQGGPANATRLYSLHVFETAFQGLDIGYASALSFAMFMLILFITWVQFKLLHRDIKHV; translated from the coding sequence ATGACCTACAAAACCAAGCGCACGCTGATCGCCTATGCCTTTCTGTCGCCGGCCATCATCTACTTCATCGTCTATTTCTTCTGGCCGATCGCCGTGGAATTCTGGGCGAGTTTTCGTGACGGCCAACCTCTGATCGGCGAATCAACCTTCATCGGCTTCAGGAACTACGCCCGCATCCTGAGTGACCAGCTTGCGATCAAGGCGATCAAGGCGACACTCATCTATGCCATCGGCAGCGTCGTGTTCACCCTGGTGATCGCGCTCGGCCTCTCCGCTTTGCTGGTCGGGCCGGTGCGGGCGAAGAACACGATCCGCGCCATCCTGTTCTTCCCCTACATCATCTCCTTCGTCATCTCGGCGCTGATGTGGCGAGCGATCCTCGATCCCTATACCGGCCTGCTGAACGCCGCACTCGTGAGCCTTGGCCTGCCGCAGCAGTTCTGGCTGGTGAACCCCGATACCGCGATCTGGACGCTTGTCGGCGTCTCTGTGTGGAAGGACATCGGCTATGCGGTGCTGATCTATATCGCCGCGATCCAGGGCATTCCCGCCCATCTCTACGAGGCCGCACGCATGGATGGCGCCAGACGCCACCACCTCTTCCGCGACATCACCCTGCCGCTGCTGATGCCGACCACGCTGTTCCTCGCCGTCGTCATCATGATCGGCTCGCTGCAGGAAATGGCGCTGCCCTATCTCCTGACCCAGGGCGGGCCGGCGAACGCGACGCGGCTCTATTCGCTGCATGTCTTCGAGACGGCATTCCAGGGGCTCGATATCGGCTACGCGTCGGCGCTCTCCTTCGCGATGTTCATGCTGATCCTGTTCATCACCTGGGTGCAGTTCAAGCTGCTTCACCGCGACATCAAGCACGTCTGA
- a CDS encoding ABC transporter substrate-binding protein: MLKSILKCSAATFLAAGVIATSASAEDIRVYFNAGHGYDTYLKVFEEFEEANPGFHVAFERYQWPDLRTKLVADFAAGNPPDLVAEPGAWVPEFAQQGLLYNLNDYVARDQAEFDYPGDWQDVSVEKNTVDGSYYGVQIHLTCATLLYNVDMLKAAGYDKPPTNWEEFREVAKATTKNGVFGFAPNAAGGYIMPWIYQNGGQFYDAETGKIAMGSDAAAGAIQFVADLIHKDHSAPVPVTGADYEGPQRLFTAGRAAMIITGPWDINPIRTGNPNLNWAVAPSLKEVEQGTLQGGVSLMVPKDAKHPEQAWDLIKRLTAVDVEVATSLQYSMTMPRKSWLESPEVQADPILGQFGACLPYSRDATLAMRQAGKYKPAIDEVINGAIDEVLYSNKPAAEVMAKAQDEANALIDNE; this comes from the coding sequence ATGCTGAAATCGATACTGAAATGCAGTGCCGCGACTTTTCTTGCGGCGGGCGTGATCGCCACATCGGCGAGCGCCGAGGATATAAGGGTCTATTTCAACGCCGGCCACGGCTATGACACCTATCTCAAGGTGTTCGAGGAATTCGAAGAGGCCAATCCCGGCTTCCACGTTGCCTTCGAGCGCTATCAGTGGCCGGACCTCAGGACCAAGCTGGTCGCCGATTTCGCCGCCGGCAATCCGCCGGACCTCGTCGCCGAGCCAGGCGCCTGGGTTCCGGAATTCGCCCAGCAGGGCCTACTCTACAATCTCAACGACTATGTTGCCCGCGATCAGGCCGAATTCGACTATCCGGGCGACTGGCAGGATGTGTCGGTCGAGAAGAACACCGTCGACGGTTCCTACTATGGCGTCCAGATCCACCTGACATGTGCGACGCTGCTTTATAACGTCGATATGCTGAAGGCTGCCGGCTACGACAAGCCGCCGACCAACTGGGAGGAATTCCGCGAGGTCGCGAAAGCGACCACCAAGAACGGTGTCTTCGGCTTCGCCCCGAATGCGGCCGGCGGCTACATCATGCCGTGGATCTACCAGAACGGCGGCCAGTTTTACGACGCGGAGACCGGCAAGATCGCGATGGGCAGCGACGCGGCGGCCGGCGCCATCCAGTTCGTCGCCGACCTGATCCACAAGGACCACTCCGCGCCGGTTCCCGTCACGGGCGCCGACTACGAGGGACCGCAGCGGCTCTTCACGGCCGGCCGCGCCGCCATGATCATCACCGGCCCTTGGGACATCAATCCCATCCGCACCGGCAATCCGAACCTCAACTGGGCCGTTGCACCCTCTCTCAAGGAAGTCGAGCAGGGCACGCTCCAGGGCGGCGTCAGCCTGATGGTTCCGAAGGATGCCAAGCATCCCGAGCAGGCCTGGGACTTAATCAAGCGCCTGACCGCCGTCGATGTCGAGGTGGCAACCTCGCTTCAGTATTCGATGACCATGCCGCGCAAATCGTGGCTTGAAAGCCCGGAGGTGCAGGCCGATCCGATCCTCGGCCAGTTCGGCGCCTGCCTGCCCTATTCACGCGATGCGACGCTCGCCATGCGGCAGGCCGGCAAATACAAGCCCGCCATCGACGAGGTCATCAACGGTGCCATCGATGAGGTGCTCTATTCGAACAAGCCCGCCGCCGAGGTGATGGCGAAGGCCCAGGACGAGGCCAACGCCCTTATCGACAACGAATGA
- a CDS encoding ABC transporter ATP-binding protein — MAEIELRKLRKSYGAFEAIPPLDLMIEDGEFCIFVGPSGCGKSTLLRTIAGLEDVTAGEIRIDGTDVSQRHPGERGAAMVFQNYALYPHMTVRQNMGYALKLAKKPKAEIEETVERAARTLGLEELLDRKPSQLSGGQRQRVAIGRAIVRDPKVFLFDEPLSNLDAELRTRMRLELADLHRSLGVTMVYVTHDQVEAMTLADRIVVLRGGRIEQVGSPLELYDNPANLFVARFIGSPSMNFFRATADGNAIAITELPGLILPRPDFVPEGWSGLVGVRPEHFVINAAGGTEVRLRAVEHLGGVTYGYATLSAGTGICVDLEGRREPGAGDTIALSIPPECAFFFDERTEIRLR, encoded by the coding sequence ATGGCCGAGATCGAGCTCAGGAAGCTCCGCAAATCCTATGGTGCGTTCGAGGCAATCCCACCGCTCGACCTGATGATCGAGGATGGCGAGTTCTGCATTTTTGTCGGTCCCTCCGGCTGCGGAAAGTCGACATTGCTGCGCACGATTGCAGGCCTCGAGGATGTCACCGCGGGCGAAATCCGGATTGACGGCACCGATGTCAGCCAGCGCCATCCCGGCGAACGGGGTGCTGCCATGGTGTTCCAGAACTACGCGCTCTATCCGCACATGACCGTGCGCCAGAACATGGGCTATGCGCTGAAGCTCGCGAAGAAGCCGAAGGCCGAGATCGAGGAGACGGTCGAGCGCGCCGCCCGTACGCTCGGGCTCGAGGAACTGCTCGATCGAAAGCCCTCGCAGCTTTCCGGCGGCCAGCGCCAGCGCGTCGCCATCGGCCGCGCCATCGTGCGCGATCCGAAAGTGTTCCTGTTCGACGAACCGCTTTCCAATCTCGATGCGGAGCTTCGGACCCGCATGCGCCTCGAACTCGCCGACCTGCACCGCAGCCTCGGCGTCACCATGGTCTACGTCACCCACGACCAGGTGGAGGCGATGACGCTCGCCGACCGGATCGTGGTGCTGCGTGGCGGCCGCATCGAGCAGGTCGGCTCGCCGCTCGAACTCTACGACAATCCCGCGAACCTGTTCGTCGCCCGCTTCATCGGATCGCCATCGATGAACTTTTTCCGGGCGACGGCTGACGGCAACGCAATCGCGATCACTGAGCTTCCGGGCCTGATCCTGCCGCGGCCGGACTTTGTGCCGGAAGGCTGGAGCGGGCTCGTCGGGGTCAGGCCCGAGCATTTCGTCATCAATGCGGCCGGCGGCACCGAAGTCCGGCTGCGCGCCGTCGAACATCTCGGCGGCGTCACATACGGCTATGCGACGCTTTCGGCAGGCACCGGCATCTGCGTCGATCTTGAAGGTCGGCGCGAACCCGGCGCAGGCGACACGATCGCCCTTTCGATCCCGCCGGAATGCGCTTTTTTCTTCGATGAGAGGACGGAGATACGTCTCCGCTGA
- a CDS encoding superoxide dismutase, translating into MAFELPALPYAHSALAERGMGQETLELHHDKHHQTYVTTLNGLVEKNADLQGKSLEEIIAFSKDKAELAPVFNNAGQHWNHIHFWNALSPAGGGLPGKLEAKLKEDFGSVEAFKDAFKAAAVGQFGSGWAWLIQDAEGKLKTTKTPNGSNPLATGEGKVLLGIDVWEHSYYLDFRNRRPDYVGNFLDRLANYEFAEANLG; encoded by the coding sequence ATGGCTTTCGAACTTCCCGCTTTGCCCTATGCCCATTCCGCCCTTGCCGAGCGTGGCATGGGCCAGGAAACGCTGGAGCTGCACCATGACAAGCACCACCAGACCTATGTCACCACGCTGAACGGGCTCGTGGAGAAGAACGCCGATCTGCAGGGCAAGTCGCTCGAAGAGATCATCGCCTTCTCCAAGGACAAGGCCGAGCTCGCGCCAGTCTTCAACAATGCCGGCCAGCACTGGAACCACATCCATTTCTGGAACGCGCTTTCGCCTGCCGGCGGTGGCCTTCCCGGCAAACTGGAAGCCAAGCTGAAGGAAGACTTCGGCTCCGTCGAGGCTTTCAAGGATGCCTTCAAGGCAGCGGCGGTCGGCCAGTTCGGTTCGGGCTGGGCCTGGCTCATCCAGGATGCCGAGGGCAAGCTGAAGACGACCAAGACCCCGAATGGCTCCAATCCGCTCGCCACCGGCGAAGGCAAGGTGCTGCTCGGCATCGACGTCTGGGAGCACAGCTACTATCTCGATTTCCGCAACCGTCGTCCCGACTATGTCGGCAATTTCCTCGACCGGCTTGCCAACTACGAATTCGCCGAAGCCAACCTCGGCTGA
- the fdxA gene encoding ferredoxin FdxA yields the protein MTYVVTENCIACKHMDCVEVCPVDCFYEGENFLVIHPDECIDCGVCEPECPADAIVPDIGDPNLGFWLEINRKYAELWPNIIVKGTPPDNAEAMQDVPNKYRDLFSEKPGDGS from the coding sequence ATGACCTATGTAGTGACCGAGAACTGCATCGCCTGCAAACACATGGATTGCGTCGAGGTGTGCCCCGTCGACTGTTTCTATGAGGGCGAGAACTTCCTCGTCATCCATCCCGACGAATGCATCGATTGCGGCGTCTGCGAGCCCGAATGTCCGGCCGATGCGATCGTGCCGGATATCGGCGATCCGAACCTTGGCTTCTGGCTGGAGATAAACCGGAAATACGCCGAGCTCTGGCCGAATATCATCGTCAAGGGCACGCCGCCGGACAATGCCGAGGCGATGCAGGACGTGCCGAACAAGTATCGTGATCTCTTTTCCGAAAAGCCGGGTGACGGCTCGTGA
- a CDS encoding flavin reductase family protein, which produces MSVSVSADDCFQERPLTAAEAGAVGFMPLAAPRRPLIESHDFRNAMAAHAATVTVVTAAEGEDRAGRTATAVFSLSATPPSILVSIDSDSLLAGIMRRRGSFSLAMLERSQWTIANAFAGRTMPEHRFKVGQWETWASGNPKLQGPVVAMDCDVIGIIETAGHLLFAGGIVAVETVTGRTPLVWHDRGYAAPAGREK; this is translated from the coding sequence GTGAGCGTAAGCGTAAGCGCAGACGATTGCTTCCAGGAACGGCCGCTGACGGCGGCGGAAGCCGGTGCGGTCGGCTTCATGCCGCTTGCTGCGCCGCGCCGCCCCCTCATCGAAAGCCATGACTTCCGAAATGCCATGGCCGCCCACGCCGCGACCGTCACCGTGGTGACGGCGGCAGAGGGCGAGGACCGCGCCGGCCGCACCGCGACCGCGGTGTTTTCTCTGTCCGCCACGCCGCCGTCGATTCTCGTTTCGATCGACAGCGACAGTCTGCTCGCCGGCATCATGCGCCGTCGGGGATCATTCTCGCTCGCCATGCTGGAGCGCAGCCAGTGGACGATTGCCAACGCCTTTGCCGGCCGTACAATGCCTGAACATCGTTTCAAGGTTGGGCAATGGGAGACATGGGCCTCGGGCAATCCCAAGCTTCAGGGACCGGTGGTGGCGATGGATTGCGATGTCATCGGCATCATCGAGACGGCCGGCCATCTGCTCTTTGCCGGCGGCATCGTCGCCGTCGAGACGGTCACCGGCCGCACGCCGCTCGTCTGGCATGATCGCGGTTACGCCGCGCCTGCGGGCCGGGAGAAATAG
- a CDS encoding tetratricopeptide repeat protein, whose product MPDIREALLKQIEAGQENALGRFTLGRMALADGDAETAITHLKRAIALDGSYSAAFALLGKAHQQAGDTAAAVKTYTDGAEIAEKKGDLQAAKQMRVFLKKLSR is encoded by the coding sequence ATGCCGGATATCCGCGAAGCATTGCTGAAACAGATCGAGGCCGGGCAGGAAAACGCCCTCGGCCGCTTCACGCTCGGCCGCATGGCGCTTGCCGATGGCGACGCGGAGACCGCGATCACCCATCTCAAACGCGCCATCGCGCTCGACGGCAGCTATTCGGCCGCCTTCGCCCTGCTCGGCAAGGCCCACCAGCAGGCCGGCGACACGGCGGCGGCGGTGAAAACCTATACCGATGGCGCCGAGATCGCCGAGAAAAAGGGCGATCTGCAGGCCGCAAAGCAGATGCGGGTATTTCTGAAGAAGCTGTCGCGCTAA
- a CDS encoding helix-turn-helix transcriptional regulator, whose product METADITPWTPRSAAERILMQLKMRGPLTSAEFGKLLGTTGEAARQQLMRLGEDGLVTATSKAGGVGRPRQEWALTAAGQARFPDTHAQLTLELLDSIRSELGEEALDTLIAARESKTKRTYAEVLAGKTGLKQRVATLSALRSAEGYMAEWREADDGALLLIENHCPICAAATACQGFCRAEMDVFRSQLGPDVDIRRAEHIVSGGRRCTYVIRERA is encoded by the coding sequence ATGGAAACCGCAGACATCACGCCCTGGACACCGCGCAGCGCCGCAGAACGCATTCTGATGCAGCTTAAGATGCGCGGCCCGCTGACATCGGCCGAGTTCGGCAAGCTGCTCGGCACCACCGGTGAAGCGGCCCGCCAGCAATTGATGCGGCTTGGCGAGGATGGGCTGGTGACGGCGACGAGCAAGGCCGGCGGCGTCGGCCGGCCGCGCCAGGAATGGGCGCTGACGGCTGCCGGCCAGGCGCGTTTTCCCGACACCCACGCGCAGCTGACGCTCGAACTGCTCGACAGCATTCGCAGCGAACTCGGCGAGGAAGCCCTCGACACGCTGATTGCCGCGCGCGAGAGCAAGACGAAGCGGACCTATGCGGAGGTCCTTGCCGGCAAGACGGGGCTGAAGCAGAGGGTGGCGACGCTTTCCGCACTGCGCTCGGCCGAAGGCTACATGGCCGAATGGCGGGAGGCGGACGACGGCGCCCTGCTGCTCATCGAGAACCACTGCCCGATCTGTGCTGCCGCCACGGCCTGCCAGGGCTTCTGTCGCGCCGAGATGGACGTGTTCCGCAGCCAGCTCGGTCCCGATGTCGACATCCGCCGCGCCGAGCACATCGTCAGCGGCGGCCGGCGCTGCACCTACGTGATCCGCGAGCGGGCCTGA
- a CDS encoding aminotransferase class V-fold PLP-dependent enzyme yields the protein MSENLAPLFLLDREAVFLNHGSYGACPRPVFEAYQRWQRKLESQPVAFFDPKRGYTDNLRNARVALAGALGTTAENIVGVTNATTGLNIVIQALKLAPGDEILTTDHEYSALEKTWSYVAARTGAVVKTVTVPLPLMREADFTKAVIAGMTERTRVLFLSHITSPTALLFPIEQAVAEARRRGIMTVIDGAHTPGHVPLALDAMGVDFYSGNCHKWLMAPKGSAFLYVRPEMQHLVDPLVISHGWTADGKETGAGPFGNSHFVDSLEMQGTRDPSAWLAVPDAIAFRAAHDWTEVAERCRELAWRTAMRVAALTGLAPLSAAEFSAPQMVAIPVPPVDTMWLHTELWKRFNIEIPVHRFQNHHLVRLSVQGYNTEAEMDLLVDALKTLLKL from the coding sequence GTGTCCGAAAATCTCGCCCCTCTCTTCCTCCTCGATCGTGAAGCGGTCTTCCTCAATCACGGCTCCTATGGCGCTTGTCCGCGTCCGGTCTTCGAGGCCTATCAGCGCTGGCAGCGCAAGCTCGAAAGCCAGCCCGTCGCCTTCTTCGATCCGAAGCGTGGTTACACCGATAACCTGCGCAACGCCCGTGTGGCGCTCGCCGGCGCGCTCGGCACGACGGCGGAGAACATCGTCGGCGTCACCAACGCCACCACCGGCCTCAACATCGTCATTCAGGCGCTGAAACTTGCGCCGGGCGACGAAATCCTGACCACCGATCATGAATATTCGGCGCTTGAGAAGACCTGGTCCTATGTCGCTGCGAGAACCGGGGCCGTGGTGAAGACGGTCACGGTGCCACTGCCGCTGATGCGCGAAGCCGATTTCACCAAGGCTGTTATCGCCGGCATGACCGAGCGCACGCGCGTCTTGTTCCTCAGCCACATCACCTCGCCGACCGCGCTTCTGTTTCCGATCGAGCAGGCCGTCGCGGAGGCGCGCCGGCGCGGCATCATGACCGTCATCGATGGCGCCCACACGCCCGGCCATGTGCCGCTGGCGCTGGACGCAATGGGCGTCGATTTCTATTCCGGCAACTGCCACAAATGGCTGATGGCGCCCAAGGGCTCGGCCTTTCTCTATGTGCGGCCGGAGATGCAGCATCTGGTCGATCCGCTGGTGATCAGCCATGGCTGGACGGCGGATGGCAAGGAGACCGGGGCAGGGCCGTTCGGTAATTCACATTTCGTCGACAGCCTCGAAATGCAGGGCACGCGCGATCCCTCGGCCTGGCTGGCCGTGCCGGATGCGATCGCCTTCCGCGCCGCGCATGACTGGACGGAGGTTGCCGAGCGCTGCCGGGAGCTTGCCTGGCGCACGGCGATGCGGGTTGCCGCGCTGACCGGGCTTGCTCCGCTCAGCGCAGCGGAATTCAGCGCGCCGCAGATGGTGGCGATCCCGGTGCCGCCGGTCGATACGATGTGGCTTCACACCGAACTCTGGAAACGGTTCAACATCGAAATCCCCGTCCATCGGTTTCAGAATCATCACCTCGTTCGCCTTTCGGTGCAGGGTTATAACACCGAGGCCGAGATGGACCTGCTGGTCGACGCGCTGAAGACGCTGCTGAAGCTGTAG